The nucleotide window TCCAGCTCTCCCATTCAACCACCTGCTGCTGTTACACCCCTGAAGATACAAACTGGAGGTTTTCCTACACCACATCAGACGGTGGTGTAGAAGCCCAGCAGTCCAGGAGAGGAATCCTGAAGGACTTAGGCTCTGTAAAAACGAGTCCTACACCACTTGACTCCAAAGGCTGGTTCAAAGGTGAGTGTTAGTTTTCTTATTGCCCCATGGGATAAGAGGAGTAAGAAACTGTAGTGCTGTATTAGTCATTCTTGAGAGAGTCATTAACTCTTATTTGTACGAAACATATTTTTCAGGGGCTGAACTATCACCTGTTGGAATGTTTAGGAACTAACTGAGGAGAGAGGGGGCCAGGGATGTGGatggggagcaggcagggatgggtgaGAAGCCACAAATGATACATTTATTATGGAAAATTTAGACCTATTTTATTTATGCACACTTCATACATATATAGATACAGGGGTATATGGGAGTATATAAAATTACACACTCATTATGTGTTATTCCAAGGGGAAATGGGTTCAAACTGAAGGAGTTGGTTTATAttagatattagggaaaaaaaaaaaatcttccctgtgagggaggtgaggccctggcacagggtgcccaaagaagctgtggctgcccctggatccctggcagtgtccaaggccaggttggacactggggcttggagcagcctggtacagtggaaggtgtccctgcccatggcagggggcggGATGGGACgggctttaaggtcccatccaacccaaaccactccacgATTCCATGATGATCCCTTCACATAAATATACACCCACAAAGGCGTAGCTCTGTGTACAAACCATTCTCTAATAAGATATAATTAAACGACTAATAAGATTTATCCGTAAATACGAATAACCACCTCAACCCGCGCCCGTTGCGCAGCGGCGCtcgggcgggcgggcggggcgcggcggggcccgggggctgcggcggggcccgggggctgcggcggggcccgggggctgcggcggggcccggcccgcggaggggaggggagaaggcGAATCCAGCCCCGGAGCTGCGGAGCCGCCCCGGCCGGGCGGGGCTGAGGCCGCGGGTCCCGCCCCTGCAGccgcggcgcggcccggcccggcccggcatGAGGCTGAGCCGGGCGGCCGTGCTGGCACAGGCCAAGGCGGCCGCGCTCGACGGTGTCCGCCGCCTCAACTGCTGGTGGGCGCGGGGACAAGCAGAGACGGGCCGGGGGACAGGGACTGAGGGGGGTACAGGCAGGGGTGACGAAGGAGGACAGGCTCGGATGAGGCTGAGAGGACAGTGATGGAGGGAGGgcggggatggagaggggacaggCAGGCCTGGGGGTgggggcacaggcagggatcAGGAGAGAGGAcgggcagggatggatgaggggtggcaggcagggctgaggctggCGACACAGGCAGAGATGGAGAGGGGGGTTCAGacggggctgggaaggggagacaaggatggagggagggcaggaagggctggggctgggtgtcaggcagggatggagaggcgggacagggctggggaagggcagacaggcaggagtggggagcaggcAGCGCTGGGTGAGGGGGGTCAGGTAGGGCCGGGTGAGGCAGAAcgggcagggctggagaaggggaggcACAACAAGGCCTGTGACAGACTGTGCCGGAGCTGTTTGgtggggccaggctgggggctggggctgtgacCCCGGCTggggggggtgcagggggaggctcagccctgctgtgctctcccTGACCCCCCTCTCCTCTCGCAGGGGCAGCCACCTGACAGATGTAAGTACTGGAGGAGCCAGAGGAGCCTGGGCCCGCAGCCGGAGTGGGGACACCATGGAGGCGATGGGGTTGGCAGGGCACGGGGGAGGGCCTGGCTTTGGGCTGGCCCATTGCTTGTGAGCTGCAGGGCTTCTCAGGGTTGATTAGCGTCTCacactataaaaaaaaagggattgcTTCTGTTTCCACATTGGAAAATTTCTCTCCAAGGCCCAGCATGAAGCCCCGGAGAGCAGGACCCCGAGTCCTACCTCTGTGGTGATTTTGGATGAGGTTCTGTTGCTAagggagggctggcaggggtgggagggagcCTTTCCTGCGTGTGGAGGCTGCAGAGTTGCTGGAGCAGAAGAACAATGGGACGCTGGCTGGTATCTGCACTTCCACTCCTGAGCAGAGGCCGGAGGAGCTGCTGACGCTGCACTTGCTGTGTCAGAAAATCTCTGGTGCTGTTAAGCTTGGGTTAGACTGAAGCAAACCCAAATTCCTGGTGGTGCTTCTTGTGATTTCAATTgggtttatttgtattttccccCACGAGTGCCAACTTGTTGTTTCTGTCTCTTCCTGCCCAGATATCCATATGCCGGGATTTGCCCAACATCGAGGTGATCACGTTCAGGTGAATGCCAGTTTGCCAGCTTTGGAGAGGGCAAGGAATTCACCTTTTCCTGGGGATGGTTTCTTCCCACATTGCTGGGGTTGTGTGTGTGAGCTGCCTGGCTCTTCATGCCCCACTTCTCAAGCAGCAGGGATACAGAAATGATTATTCCTCAGTAGCTCCTCTGCACCATTCCCTGTGCTCCTTGAGAAAATACTCCCTGTTTTGACAAGTGATAAAACCCCTTAGGATTGTTGCTCCTGAAGTTCTATTCCACAGTTTGGACAGGGATCTTCTTGGCCTCTGTATGTGGCCTGTTTCCAAAATGCttgttgaaatatttcatgGATTTCTTTGAGCTTCTCCTTTCCATAATACACCCAACTTTCACTTACCCTGGGGATCCCATGGAGCCAATGCCCTGCAAATCCGAGCCTTTTAACTTGGGAATCTTACATGGGTTCTCCTTGGGTGGGTCTGAGGAGAAAAgggggcaggtttggggggaGCAGAGGCTCTTTGTCATCCTCAGCAGAGCGGAGCGATGCCCCTTCCAATTCTTCCCTCTGTTGACAAAGATGAAATGCCACAAGCCACGGGCTGGGGTGAGGCTGGGGTGAGGCAGTTTCAGGAGAGGGAAGTGCTGTGCTCCCTGGTGGCTGGGGCAGCGAGGGCGCGGTGGGCTCTGACCGTGTCTCCGCAGCGTGAACGGCATCTCGGACCTCGAGCCGCTGCACCGGTGCCAGAACCTGAGCGAGCTGTACCTGAGGAAGAACAACATCACGAGCCTGGATGAGCTGTTCTACCTGAAGGCGCTGCCACGGCTGCGGGTGCTGTGGCTGGCAGAGAACCCCTGCTGCGGGCCCGACCCCCACCGCTACCGCATGACCGTGCTGCGCAACCTGCCCAGCCTGCAGAAGCTCGACAACCAGGGTGGGCTTTGgtcacctgcagcaggaaaatgggGATGTGTTGGCTGCTCTCAAAGGCATCCTTTGAGTTTTCCTAGAGTCAGGAGGTGTTAGGGGTTGGTTAGATTAAGTGCTTCTaaactgttttctctctttgtcttctcctttctcttcccctttcccatctgcttcctcttcctccttcccctttttccttctccatccctATCCCCTTCCCTATCCCCtatcccctttccctttccctttccctttccctttcccttcccttcccttccctatCCCCTTCCCTATCCCCTTCCCtatccccttcccttccccttccctatCCCCTTCCCTATCCCCTTCCCTATCCCCTTCCCTATCCCCTTCCCtatccccttcccttccccttccctatCCCCTTCCCTATCCCCTTCCCtatccccttcccttccctatccccttcccttcccttcccttcccttcccttcccttcccttcccttcccttcccaatCCCTTCCCCACTGTAGCAGGAATGAGTGCCTCATTATAGCTCAAACCGTACCACTAATTAGTGGTTTTTAGCGCTCTCTCTTTGCTGTGGCCAGACAAAGGTTCTAGAACTGCATCTGCTGCTTTagaaaagctgctctgttttttatttcccatccGGTAGCAGCAATTTGGTGGCTTTCGGAGCCTTCTccagagacaaaaaacagcaaagcatGTTTGCATCCCTCCCTGATACCCTTCTCACTTTGAGAGGCTGGTGATTGCTTCCAGCATTCTCCTGCACAGGTTTCACTGCAGGAGGAGGGTGAAAGCAAAATGCCAGACAATTTTTGGACCAAACCCcttgggaacagctctgcagcagcagaacctgCCCTGTTAGAGATGCTCttcccctgggctgctgcagttCATAGCAGCAGGTGTTTGTTGTGGCCTTTGCAGCTGTGACAGAGGAAGAGCTGTCGCAGGCCCTGGTGGATGGCGTGGAGATCACGGCCCCCCCAGCCCGGAGGAGTGTGGAGAACGGCTGGTCTGAATcctccacatccagcactgccGGAGCCACGACGGAGCCCCGGAGcgagctgctcagctgcagcctggaggagacaaagtgagggctggggagctgccagtgtttctgtttctgcGTTTCTGGGCTGAGCTCGTGTAGCAGGAAAGGACCCTGACATTGCAGGGTGCATTGCAGGCCGGTGCAGGCCTGTTCTGGTTACTgcagtggagctgtgctggttcagtggcactgctggggctgcttcTGTGTCTGCCAAACAGGTTGTGCTGTGGGGGGTGACTCGAGCTCACCAGCTGCATGTGCAGTCAGGGATGGATCCTCTCTCATCTGGGAGCTCCAGTCCATTTCCTGGAGTCCTCTAGCTGGATATTTATTCCTTGCATGGTTGCCTGTGATGAGGAAGGATTGACCTGGCAGAGGAAGGTTCTCCCAGCCGGTCATAAtaacatttgcttttcctccctttttttagCAAAACTCAGGAGGAGCTTGATATGAAGCCTGTTCCCAGGGATAAatattcctccttttcccctcaagAGACAGATTGCAGCCACAAGAAGAGAGTGAGTATCTTTTAAAGACAAATTGCTTTTCCTTGTAtgtggggctgagccccagcatTGAAGGATGTGAAGAACCTTGGATGACCCCCAGAGGAGGGGAACAGAGCTGATGCCGGAGCTGGAAGAAAtgtccaggagcagctgagggctctgAATTTGTCTGGtttggagagaaggaggctgaggggtgacTTCATCTCCCTCTGCAacttcctgaggaggggatgtggggagggaggtgctgagctcttctaCCTGGAATCCAGCAATAGGAGACATGGGAAAGGTTCaaagttgtgccaggggaggttcagactggacattaggaagtGTTTCTTTAGCAGGAGGAGGGTAAAACCTTGGGAAGGATCTGCTGAACAGGAAGCTTAGGTGGTTGCTCAGCCCCCTCTATCGTGTAGCCTTGGATGAACCTGGATTTTGGTGATTAGCTGGGAATTGCTGAGTGCTGGACTTGGTGCCATCACATCAATCAGCAGCGCAAGATCTAACCCACGCTGCCTCACTCTGCCTTAGCTGCCtacagcagcaccacaggctCTGACCattaaaaaagggg belongs to Corvus moneduloides isolate bCorMon1 chromosome 10, bCorMon1.pri, whole genome shotgun sequence and includes:
- the CFAP410 gene encoding cilia- and flagella-associated protein 410, with the translated sequence MRLSRAAVLAQAKAAALDGVRRLNCWGSHLTDISICRDLPNIEVITFSVNGISDLEPLHRCQNLSELYLRKNNITSLDELFYLKALPRLRVLWLAENPCCGPDPHRYRMTVLRNLPSLQKLDNQAVTEEELSQALVDGVEITAPPARRSVENGWSESSTSSTAGATTEPRSELLSCSLEETNKTQEELDMKPVPRDKYSSFSPQETDCSHKKRNNVLNAILLLMKELDAEGLEIIQQTVARRLQAFQKELQEE